Proteins from a genomic interval of Lysobacter arenosi:
- a CDS encoding ABC transporter ATP-binding protein, translating to MPAPSTASAKPSLRERFDALRNLPPFLRQIWATSPWLTLTTLGLRVVRAFLPIATLYVGKLIIDEAVRLVAAGNGFDSIGEAWRSGQLDTLSWLLLVEFALAIGSDLLGRLISYGDSLLSELFTNVTSVRLMEHAATLDLEDFEDPDLQDKLDRARRQTMGRMNLMSQLFGQVQDAITVISFAAGLLVYAPWLIVLLAVALVPSFVGEAHFNALGYSLNFAWTPERRQLEYVRQMGASVETAKEVKIFNLHRYLIAKYRELADGFFRANRALARRRAAWGALLAALGTMGYYVAYAYIAWRTVRGDFSIGDLTFLAGSFRRLRQLLEGLLVGFSQVAGQALYLDDLFSFFEIKPEIVSPANALPVPRPITRGFVFENVGFRYPDADKWALRGLDFELRAGEVLALVGENGAGKTTLVKLLARLYDPDEGRITLDGRDLREYDLDDLRGNVGVIFQDFVRYHLTAGENIGVGQIDAMADGARIREAARRAAADEVIEGLPNGYDQLIGRRFKTGVDLSGGQWQKIAIARAYMRDAQVMILDEPTAALDARSEFEVFKRFKELSHGKTAVLISHRFSSVRMADRILVLAQGRLEASGTHQELLDQGGRYAELFELQAAGYR from the coding sequence ATGCCCGCCCCTTCGACCGCATCCGCCAAGCCGAGCCTGCGCGAACGATTCGACGCGTTGCGCAACCTGCCGCCGTTCCTGCGGCAGATCTGGGCCACCAGCCCTTGGCTGACATTGACCACGCTCGGCCTGCGCGTGGTGCGCGCGTTCCTGCCCATCGCCACGCTGTATGTCGGCAAGCTGATCATCGACGAGGCCGTGCGACTGGTGGCCGCCGGCAACGGGTTCGACTCGATCGGCGAGGCATGGCGCAGCGGGCAGCTCGACACCTTGTCGTGGCTGCTGCTGGTGGAGTTCGCGCTCGCCATCGGTTCCGACCTGCTCGGCCGGTTGATCAGCTACGGCGATTCGCTGCTGTCGGAGCTGTTCACCAACGTCACCAGCGTGCGGCTGATGGAGCATGCCGCCACGCTCGACCTGGAAGACTTCGAAGACCCCGACCTGCAGGACAAGCTGGACCGCGCGCGCCGCCAGACGATGGGGCGGATGAACCTGATGAGCCAGCTGTTCGGCCAGGTCCAGGATGCGATCACCGTGATCAGCTTCGCGGCCGGCCTGCTCGTCTATGCGCCCTGGCTGATCGTGCTGCTGGCGGTGGCACTGGTGCCGTCGTTCGTCGGCGAGGCGCACTTCAACGCGCTCGGCTATTCGCTCAACTTCGCCTGGACGCCCGAGCGCCGCCAGCTCGAGTACGTGCGGCAGATGGGCGCGAGCGTGGAAACGGCGAAGGAGGTGAAGATCTTCAACCTCCACCGTTACCTGATCGCCAAGTACCGAGAGCTGGCCGATGGATTCTTCCGCGCCAACCGCGCCCTCGCCCGCCGCCGCGCCGCCTGGGGCGCGCTGCTGGCGGCGCTGGGCACGATGGGCTACTACGTCGCCTACGCCTATATCGCCTGGCGTACCGTGCGCGGCGACTTCAGCATCGGCGACCTGACCTTCCTGGCCGGCAGCTTCCGCCGTCTGCGGCAGTTGCTCGAAGGCCTGCTGGTCGGCTTCTCGCAGGTGGCCGGCCAGGCGCTGTACCTGGACGACCTGTTCTCGTTCTTCGAGATCAAACCCGAAATCGTCTCGCCCGCGAATGCCTTGCCGGTGCCGCGTCCGATCACGCGCGGCTTCGTCTTCGAGAACGTGGGCTTCCGCTATCCCGATGCCGACAAGTGGGCGCTGCGCGGGCTCGACTTCGAACTGCGCGCCGGCGAAGTGCTGGCACTGGTCGGCGAGAACGGCGCAGGCAAGACCACCCTGGTCAAACTGCTGGCGCGCCTGTACGACCCCGACGAAGGCCGCATCACGCTTGATGGCCGCGACCTGCGCGAGTACGACCTGGACGACCTGCGCGGCAACGTCGGCGTGATCTTCCAGGACTTCGTGCGCTACCACCTCACCGCCGGCGAGAACATCGGCGTCGGCCAGATCGATGCGATGGCCGACGGAGCGCGCATTCGCGAAGCCGCTCGGCGTGCGGCAGCCGACGAGGTGATCGAGGGCCTGCCCAACGGCTACGACCAGCTGATCGGTCGGCGCTTCAAGACCGGCGTCGACCTGTCCGGCGGGCAGTGGCAGAAGATCGCCATCGCACGTGCCTACATGCGCGATGCGCAGGTGATGATCCTCGACGAACCGACGGCGGCGCTGGATGCGCGCAGCGAGTTCGAAGTGTTCAAGCGCTTCAAGGAACTCTCGCACGGCAAGACCGCGGTGCTGATCTCGCACCGCTTCAGCAGCGTGCGCATGGCCGATCGCATCCTGGTGCTGGCGCAGGGCCGGCTCGAGGCCAGCGGCACCCACCAGGAACTGCTCGACCAGGGCGGCCGCTACGCCGAACTTTTTGAATTGCAGGCCGCCGGGTATCGTTGA
- a CDS encoding PQQ-dependent sugar dehydrogenase: MRHHLHCTALAFALSLSLAACQAEQGADQGSNAGATGAAASATAAPKTLPTQNVASQNGQVRVTEIASGLSHPWSVALLPDGSFLVTERPGRMRRVSADGAVSAPLGGVPEVWAQGQGGLLDVVLAPDFASSKRIYFSYSEEGENGTAGTAVATATLGDSALSDVRRIYQQQPKLEGPNHFGSRIVFDGKGHVFISQGERNDRPTSQKLDMLQGKLVRLNLDGSVPSDNPYVGRKDARPEIWSYGHRNMQSLALDPRTGKVWEAEHGPRGGDEINIPEPGKNYGWPIITHGINYSGMKIPEAVGTSAPGMEQPYHVWEKSPGLSGMAFYTGQAGSKWDNSLFLGALADSSLIRLSLDGDKITGEERLLKELASRIRDVRVGSDGKVYVLTDEDNGKLLRLDPPAG; this comes from the coding sequence ATGCGCCACCACCTGCACTGCACCGCCCTTGCTTTCGCGTTGTCGCTCTCGCTTGCCGCGTGCCAGGCCGAACAAGGGGCCGACCAGGGTTCCAATGCCGGCGCAACCGGGGCAGCCGCCAGCGCCACGGCGGCGCCCAAGACGTTGCCGACGCAGAACGTGGCCAGCCAGAACGGGCAGGTGCGCGTGACCGAGATCGCCTCGGGCCTGTCGCACCCGTGGAGCGTGGCGCTGCTGCCCGACGGCAGTTTCCTGGTGACGGAGCGTCCTGGCCGGATGCGCCGCGTCTCCGCCGACGGCGCAGTCTCCGCGCCGCTGGGCGGCGTGCCGGAGGTCTGGGCACAGGGCCAGGGCGGCCTGCTCGACGTGGTGCTGGCACCGGACTTCGCCAGCAGCAAGCGCATCTACTTCAGCTATTCCGAAGAAGGCGAGAACGGCACCGCCGGCACCGCGGTCGCGACGGCCACGCTCGGCGACAGCGCGCTCAGCGACGTGCGCCGCATCTACCAGCAACAACCCAAGCTGGAAGGACCGAACCACTTCGGTTCGCGCATCGTCTTCGACGGCAAGGGCCATGTCTTCATCAGCCAGGGCGAGCGCAACGACCGCCCGACCTCGCAGAAGCTCGACATGCTGCAGGGCAAGCTGGTTCGGTTGAACCTCGACGGCAGCGTGCCCAGCGACAACCCGTACGTCGGCCGCAAGGACGCGCGTCCGGAGATCTGGAGCTACGGTCACCGCAACATGCAGTCGCTGGCGCTCGACCCGCGCACCGGCAAGGTGTGGGAAGCCGAGCACGGCCCGCGCGGCGGCGACGAGATCAACATTCCCGAACCGGGCAAGAACTACGGCTGGCCGATCATCACGCACGGCATCAACTACTCGGGCATGAAGATCCCCGAAGCCGTGGGCACGTCGGCGCCGGGCATGGAACAGCCGTACCACGTCTGGGAGAAGTCGCCGGGTCTGTCGGGCATGGCCTTCTACACCGGCCAGGCCGGATCGAAGTGGGACAACAGCCTGTTCCTGGGCGCGCTCGCCGACAGCAGCCTGATCCGACTGAGCCTCGACGGCGACAAGATCACCGGCGAAGAGCGCCTGCTGAAGGAACTGGCCTCGCGCATCCGCGATGTCCGCGTCGGCAGCGACGGCAAGGTCTACGTGCTCACCGACGAGGACAACGGCAAGCTGCTGCGGCTGGATCCGCCGGCAGGCTGA
- a CDS encoding ferredoxin--NADP reductase, with the protein MSSAFGTETVLDVRHWTDDYFSFTTTRDDGFRFENGQFVMIGLQVPHADGSSRPLLRAYSIASANWEEQLEFFSIKVPNGPLTSRLKSIQPGDEVLIGRKPTGTLLIHDLHPGRNLYLLGTGTGLAPWLAVIKDPETYERFDRVILTHGVRSAGDLAYRDYFVNELPRHEFLGEQIAAKLKYYPAVTREEFAFDGNDHRGRLTDLFDSGRMMDHLGLEPLDPELDRAMICGSPQMLADFRGILDGRGFAAAPRIGVPGQYVFERAFVEK; encoded by the coding sequence ATGTCTTCCGCGTTTGGCACCGAAACGGTGCTGGATGTCCGTCACTGGACGGACGACTACTTCAGCTTCACCACCACCCGCGACGACGGTTTCCGCTTCGAGAACGGCCAGTTCGTGATGATCGGACTGCAGGTGCCGCATGCGGACGGCTCATCGCGGCCGCTGCTGCGCGCCTACTCGATCGCCAGCGCGAACTGGGAAGAGCAGCTGGAGTTCTTCAGCATCAAGGTGCCGAACGGGCCGCTGACCTCGCGCCTGAAATCGATCCAGCCCGGCGATGAGGTCCTGATCGGCCGCAAGCCGACCGGCACGCTGCTGATCCACGACCTGCATCCCGGCCGGAACCTCTACCTGCTGGGCACCGGCACAGGCCTGGCGCCGTGGCTGGCGGTGATCAAGGATCCGGAAACCTACGAGCGCTTCGACCGGGTGATCCTGACCCACGGCGTCCGCAGCGCAGGCGACCTCGCCTACCGCGATTACTTCGTCAACGAGTTGCCGCGCCATGAGTTCCTGGGCGAGCAGATCGCCGCCAAGCTCAAGTACTACCCGGCCGTGACCCGCGAGGAATTCGCGTTCGATGGCAATGACCACCGCGGTCGCCTGACCGACCTGTTCGACAGCGGCAGGATGATGGATCACCTGGGCCTGGAGCCGCTGGACCCCGAACTCGATCGCGCGATGATCTGCGGCAGTCCGCAGATGCTCGCCGACTTCCGCGGCATTCTCGACGGACGCGGTTTTGCCGCGGCACCGCGCATCGGCGTGCCGGGCCAGTACGTGTTCGAACGCGCCTTCGTCGAGAAGTAA
- a CDS encoding glutathione peroxidase, whose translation MTTAYDFSATDIDGQPRGLDEFRGKVLLIVNVASQCGFTPQYTGLEKLSRDFGPRGLAVLGFPCDQFGHQEPGDEAEIRNFCSLNYDVTFPMFAKIEVNGAGAHPLWKWLKDEKGGILGLDGIKWNFTKFLVGRDGRVIKRYAPTDKPESIAKDIEAALG comes from the coding sequence ATGACTACCGCCTACGACTTCAGCGCCACCGACATCGATGGCCAGCCGCGCGGGCTGGACGAGTTCCGCGGCAAGGTCCTGCTGATCGTCAACGTAGCCTCCCAGTGCGGGTTCACCCCGCAGTACACCGGCCTGGAAAAGCTCTCCCGGGACTTCGGCCCCAGGGGCTTGGCCGTGCTCGGCTTCCCCTGCGACCAGTTCGGTCACCAGGAGCCCGGGGACGAGGCGGAGATCCGCAATTTCTGCTCGCTCAACTACGACGTCACCTTCCCGATGTTCGCCAAGATCGAGGTCAACGGCGCCGGCGCCCATCCCTTATGGAAGTGGCTCAAGGACGAAAAGGGTGGCATCCTCGGGCTGGACGGGATCAAGTGGAACTTCACCAAATTCCTGGTCGGGCGGGACGGCCGGGTGATCAAGCGTTACGCACCGACCGACAAGCCCGAGTCGATTGCGAAGGACATCGAAGCCGCATTGGGGTGA
- a CDS encoding TonB-dependent receptor, which produces MPLARKLPRHALTVAIALMLPAQVAFAQDAQTPVETAPAQTQATNGKSTTLETIEVTAQRKVENLQDVPVSVTTLNAEQLDVLGSGGNDVRFLSGRVPSLNIESSFGRAFPRFYIRGYGNTDFRLNASQPVSLVYDEVVQENPILKGFPVFDLDRVEVLRGPQGSLFGRNTPAGVVKFESVRPSQDFGGYGKVGVGSDNMFNFEGAVGGGLTENWSARASALFQRRDDWVTNTYPGPNDGFEGYDESAGRVQFLYEGESFEALLNAHARHLNGTARLFRANIIKPGTNDLVDGFDEDKVSLDGLNHSELDSQGASARLTWDIGDYILHSITGYESVETYSRGDIDGGFGAVFLPVSGPGIIPFASETADGIPEHSQWTQEFRIESDFDSAWNWQAGLFYFNEDYDVESFSYDSLAGGIQDGYERVNQTNDSWAVFAATTWDVNDAFQLRAGVRYTWDDKDLDVKEYWQTGFAPCVLAQKCTIQQLAAMEPDGDLLESTEDKKFSWDLSATYEINDDVNLYGRAATGYRGSSIQAAGAFNGMSIAGPETSTSFEAGIKADLWDKRARINAGVFYYEVKDQQLTAVGGETGNANILLNADKSTGQGFEMDFQAYLMDDLLLTLGSSYNDTEIKDPDLTVAPCAACTVTDPLINGAALIDGNVLPQAPKWNHNLTLRWGIPMDNGGEFYAYTDWVYRSEVNFFLYDSVEFTGKSLVEGGLRLGYTWEYGKYDVALFGRNITDEVQVVGGIDFNNLTGFINEPRTVGVEFKAGF; this is translated from the coding sequence ATGCCGCTTGCACGCAAGCTTCCCCGTCACGCCCTGACCGTTGCCATCGCCCTGATGCTGCCGGCCCAGGTCGCTTTCGCGCAGGATGCGCAGACCCCGGTCGAGACTGCCCCGGCCCAGACCCAGGCCACGAACGGCAAGTCCACGACGCTGGAGACCATCGAGGTCACCGCGCAGCGCAAGGTCGAAAACCTGCAGGACGTGCCGGTCTCGGTCACCACGCTCAACGCCGAGCAGCTCGACGTGCTCGGTTCGGGCGGCAACGACGTGCGCTTCCTGTCCGGTCGCGTGCCCAGCCTCAACATCGAATCCTCGTTCGGTCGTGCCTTCCCGCGCTTCTATATCCGCGGCTACGGCAACACCGACTTCCGCCTCAACGCGTCGCAGCCGGTGTCGCTGGTCTATGACGAAGTCGTCCAGGAAAACCCGATCCTCAAGGGCTTCCCGGTGTTCGACCTGGATCGCGTCGAAGTGCTGCGCGGCCCGCAGGGCTCGCTGTTCGGCCGCAACACCCCGGCCGGCGTGGTCAAGTTCGAGTCGGTGCGCCCGTCGCAGGACTTCGGCGGCTACGGCAAGGTCGGCGTCGGCAGCGACAACATGTTCAACTTCGAGGGCGCCGTCGGCGGCGGCCTGACCGAGAACTGGTCGGCTCGCGCCTCGGCCCTGTTCCAGCGCCGCGACGACTGGGTGACCAACACCTACCCGGGCCCGAACGACGGCTTCGAAGGCTACGACGAGTCGGCCGGCCGCGTGCAGTTCCTGTACGAAGGCGAGTCGTTCGAGGCGCTGCTCAACGCGCACGCGCGCCACCTCAACGGCACCGCGCGTCTGTTCCGCGCCAACATCATCAAGCCCGGCACCAATGACCTGGTCGACGGCTTCGATGAGGACAAGGTGTCGCTGGACGGCCTGAACCACTCCGAGCTCGACAGCCAGGGCGCCAGCGCGCGTCTGACCTGGGACATCGGCGACTACATCCTGCACTCGATCACCGGCTACGAGTCGGTCGAGACCTACAGCCGCGGCGACATCGACGGCGGCTTCGGCGCGGTGTTCCTGCCGGTGTCCGGCCCGGGCATCATCCCGTTCGCGTCGGAAACGGCCGACGGCATCCCCGAGCATTCGCAGTGGACGCAGGAGTTCCGCATCGAGTCGGACTTCGACAGCGCGTGGAACTGGCAGGCCGGCCTGTTCTACTTCAATGAAGACTACGACGTCGAAAGCTTCAGCTACGACTCGCTGGCCGGCGGCATCCAGGACGGCTACGAGCGCGTCAACCAGACCAACGACTCGTGGGCGGTGTTCGCCGCGACGACCTGGGACGTCAACGACGCCTTCCAGCTGCGTGCCGGCGTGCGTTACACCTGGGACGACAAGGACCTGGACGTCAAGGAATACTGGCAGACCGGCTTCGCGCCGTGCGTCCTCGCCCAGAAGTGCACCATCCAGCAGCTGGCGGCGATGGAACCCGACGGCGACCTGCTTGAGTCGACGGAAGACAAGAAGTTCAGCTGGGACCTGTCGGCCACGTACGAGATCAACGACGACGTGAACCTGTACGGTCGCGCGGCCACCGGCTACCGCGGCAGCAGCATCCAGGCCGCCGGCGCGTTCAACGGCATGTCGATCGCCGGTCCCGAGACCTCGACCTCCTTTGAGGCGGGCATCAAGGCCGACCTGTGGGACAAGCGCGCGCGCATCAACGCCGGCGTCTTCTACTACGAGGTCAAGGACCAGCAGCTCACCGCGGTGGGCGGCGAGACCGGTAACGCCAACATCCTGCTCAATGCCGACAAGTCGACCGGCCAGGGCTTCGAGATGGACTTCCAGGCGTACCTGATGGACGACCTGCTGCTGACCCTGGGCAGCAGCTACAACGACACCGAGATCAAGGATCCCGATCTCACCGTCGCACCGTGCGCGGCGTGCACCGTGACCGACCCGCTGATCAACGGCGCGGCCCTGATCGACGGCAACGTCCTGCCGCAGGCGCCGAAGTGGAACCACAACCTGACCCTGCGCTGGGGCATCCCGATGGACAACGGCGGCGAGTTCTACGCCTACACCGACTGGGTCTACCGCAGCGAAGTGAACTTCTTCCTGTACGACTCGGTCGAGTTCACCGGCAAGTCGCTGGTCGAGGGCGGTCTGCGCCTGGGCTACACCTGGGAGTACGGCAAGTACGACGTCGCCCTGTTCGGTCGCAACATCACCGACGAAGTGCAGGTTGTCGGCGGCATCGACTTCAACAACCTGACCGGCTTCATCAATGAGCCGCGCACGGTTGGCGTGGAGTTCAAGGCCGGCTTCTGA
- a CDS encoding amidohydrolase family protein codes for MPWATTGANPRLFAYIYPGYLQLVEDGCQADANALEARQKQAESQVLVDLAKRLGHPLGGTTLITNARVFDSENAKLGPSSDVLIKDGRIVSITAAGKGKAKADNLIDAGGKVLLPGLFDMHGHVGRWDGGLNLATGVTTVRDMGNDNATLQQMLGEIKNGTLMSPDVVPAGFIEGESNFSARNGFVVKDLDSAKKAVDWYAEHGYPQIKIYNSFPKDVLKDTVAYAHSKGMRVSGHVPAFLRAQDVVDDGFDEIQHINQLMLNFFVDEKTDTRTLARFYLVADKTDGLDLDSKPVQDFIHTLASKKVVIDPTLATFEFLHQRDGEMSPIVAEVADHLPPDIQRGRRVAEMNIPDDATAERYNRSYAKMVEFVGRAYKAGVPMVAGTDEMVGFTLQRELELYVQAGLTPSQALQVATWNGAKYSRTLAERGSVTPGKRSDIVLIDGDPTANIADIRNVALVIKGGTAYYPAEIHEALGIKPFVPAVKVSAAR; via the coding sequence TTGCCCTGGGCCACCACCGGCGCCAACCCGCGCCTGTTCGCCTACATCTACCCCGGTTACCTGCAGCTGGTCGAAGACGGTTGCCAGGCCGACGCCAATGCCCTTGAAGCGCGCCAGAAGCAGGCCGAAAGCCAGGTCCTGGTCGACCTGGCCAAGCGCCTGGGCCATCCGCTCGGCGGCACCACGCTGATCACCAATGCGCGCGTTTTCGACAGCGAGAACGCGAAGCTTGGACCGTCCAGCGACGTGCTGATCAAGGACGGCCGCATCGTCTCGATCACGGCGGCAGGGAAGGGCAAGGCCAAGGCCGACAACCTGATCGACGCCGGCGGCAAGGTCCTGCTGCCCGGCCTGTTCGACATGCACGGCCATGTCGGTCGCTGGGACGGCGGACTCAACCTCGCCACCGGCGTGACCACCGTGCGCGACATGGGCAACGACAACGCCACGCTGCAGCAGATGCTGGGCGAGATAAAGAACGGCACGCTGATGTCGCCCGACGTGGTCCCGGCCGGTTTCATCGAAGGCGAGAGCAACTTCTCTGCGCGCAATGGATTCGTCGTCAAGGATCTCGACAGCGCGAAGAAGGCGGTCGACTGGTACGCCGAGCACGGTTACCCGCAGATCAAGATCTACAACTCCTTCCCGAAGGACGTGCTCAAGGACACCGTGGCCTACGCCCATTCCAAGGGCATGCGGGTGAGCGGCCACGTGCCGGCGTTCCTGCGCGCGCAGGACGTGGTCGACGACGGTTTCGACGAGATCCAGCACATCAACCAGCTGATGCTGAACTTCTTCGTCGACGAGAAGACCGACACGCGCACGCTGGCGCGCTTCTACCTGGTGGCCGACAAGACCGACGGCCTGGACTTGGACAGCAAGCCGGTGCAGGACTTCATCCACACGCTGGCGTCGAAGAAGGTCGTGATCGACCCGACCCTGGCCACCTTCGAGTTCCTGCACCAGCGCGATGGCGAGATGTCGCCGATCGTGGCCGAGGTCGCCGACCACCTGCCGCCGGACATCCAGCGCGGCCGCCGCGTCGCCGAGATGAACATCCCCGACGACGCCACGGCCGAACGCTACAACCGCTCCTACGCCAAGATGGTCGAATTCGTCGGACGGGCCTACAAGGCCGGCGTGCCGATGGTGGCCGGTACCGACGAGATGGTCGGTTTCACCCTGCAGCGCGAGCTTGAGCTGTACGTGCAGGCCGGCCTGACCCCGTCCCAGGCCCTGCAGGTGGCGACCTGGAACGGCGCCAAGTACAGCCGCACGCTGGCCGAGCGGGGCTCGGTCACGCCAGGCAAGCGGTCCGATATTGTGCTGATCGACGGCGATCCGACGGCCAACATCGCCGATATCCGCAATGTGGCGCTGGTGATCAAGGGTGGCACGGCGTATTACCCGGCCGAGATCCACGAGGCGCTGGGCATCAAGCCGTTCGTGCCGGCGGTGAAGGTCAGCGCAGCACGCTGA
- a CDS encoding M3 family metallopeptidase translates to MKHPLALALAVALSATAPTYAKTPKADTSVSAQAQQPNSVNPFFSDSTLPLHYPQFDKIKDADFAPAFDAGMAEQLKEIDAIANNSAKPTFDNTIIAMEKSGRTLGRATTVFFNLVGTDTNPTREKLQATYAPKFSAHRDAINLNAKLFARVKALYDTRDSLGLDAQGVRLVERYYTDFVRSGANLSEADKTRTKAINSELAALGTKFSQNVLAEVNDSAIVVDTKEELDGLTDEQIASAAEAAKARKLDGKYVIALLNTTGQPPEASLTNRALRERLHKASVARGSRGNAYDNTAIVSQVTKLRAERAKIMGYPNYAAYVLDDETAKSPEAVNKMLGQLAPAAVANAEREGADLQAMIDKEQKAKGQPTFKLEPWDWSFYTEKVRQEKYAFDESQLKPYFEMKNVLENGVFFAAGQLYGLKFKQRTDLPKYHADTWVYDVFNEDGSQLAIFIFDPYARSSKRGGAWMNSYVDQSGLTGFKPVVANHLNIPKPSDGKPTLMTWDEVTTAFHEFGHALHGMFSNVEYPYFSGTSVPRDFVEYPSQVNEMWADWPSILANYAKHYQTGAAMPKELLDKVLASSKFNQGFATTEYLGSAMLDQNWHQATASQLPAANGVMGFEATALKKDGVNFYAVPPRYRTPYFSHIMGGYAAGYYAYIWSEVLDANSVEWFKENGGLTRKNGDHFRQSLLSQGGSVDALQLFRNFAGHDPKIEPLLEKRGLTATSGSEATGKAAKK, encoded by the coding sequence ATGAAGCACCCTCTCGCGCTGGCCCTGGCCGTGGCATTGAGCGCAACCGCCCCCACCTATGCCAAGACCCCCAAGGCAGACACGTCCGTGAGTGCGCAAGCCCAGCAGCCCAACAGCGTGAACCCGTTCTTCAGCGACAGCACGCTGCCGCTCCACTATCCGCAGTTCGACAAGATCAAGGACGCCGACTTCGCGCCCGCCTTCGACGCCGGCATGGCCGAGCAGTTGAAGGAGATCGACGCGATCGCCAACAACTCGGCGAAGCCGACCTTCGACAACACCATCATCGCGATGGAAAAGTCGGGCCGCACCCTTGGCCGCGCCACCACGGTGTTCTTCAACCTGGTCGGCACCGACACCAACCCGACCCGCGAGAAGCTGCAGGCGACCTACGCGCCGAAGTTCTCCGCGCACCGTGACGCAATCAACCTCAACGCCAAGTTGTTTGCGCGCGTGAAGGCGCTGTACGACACCCGAGACAGCCTCGGCCTCGACGCCCAGGGCGTGCGCCTGGTCGAGCGCTACTACACCGACTTCGTCCGCTCCGGCGCCAACCTGTCGGAAGCCGACAAGACCCGCACCAAGGCGATCAACTCCGAGCTGGCCGCACTGGGCACCAAGTTCAGCCAGAACGTGCTGGCCGAAGTGAACGATTCGGCGATCGTCGTCGATACCAAGGAAGAGCTCGACGGCCTGACCGACGAGCAGATCGCCTCGGCCGCCGAAGCAGCCAAGGCACGCAAGCTCGACGGCAAGTACGTCATCGCGCTGCTCAACACCACCGGCCAGCCGCCGGAGGCCTCGCTGACCAACCGCGCGCTGCGCGAGCGCCTGCACAAGGCCTCGGTCGCCCGCGGCAGCCGCGGCAACGCGTACGACAACACCGCCATCGTCTCCCAGGTCACCAAGCTGCGTGCCGAACGCGCCAAGATCATGGGCTACCCGAACTACGCGGCCTACGTGCTCGACGACGAGACCGCCAAGTCGCCCGAGGCGGTCAACAAGATGCTCGGCCAGCTCGCTCCGGCCGCGGTCGCCAACGCCGAGCGCGAAGGCGCCGACCTGCAGGCGATGATCGACAAGGAACAGAAGGCCAAGGGCCAGCCGACCTTCAAGCTCGAGCCGTGGGACTGGTCCTTCTATACCGAGAAGGTCCGCCAGGAGAAGTACGCGTTCGACGAATCGCAGCTCAAGCCGTACTTCGAGATGAAGAACGTGCTCGAGAACGGCGTGTTCTTCGCCGCCGGCCAGCTCTACGGCCTGAAGTTCAAGCAGCGCACCGACCTGCCCAAGTACCACGCCGACACCTGGGTGTACGACGTGTTCAACGAAGACGGCTCGCAGCTGGCGATCTTCATCTTCGATCCGTACGCGCGTTCGTCCAAGCGTGGCGGTGCGTGGATGAACTCGTACGTCGACCAGTCCGGCCTGACCGGCTTCAAGCCGGTGGTGGCCAACCACCTCAACATCCCGAAGCCGTCGGATGGCAAGCCGACGCTGATGACCTGGGACGAGGTGACCACGGCGTTCCACGAGTTCGGCCATGCGCTGCACGGCATGTTCTCGAACGTCGAGTACCCCTACTTCTCCGGCACCAGCGTGCCGCGCGACTTCGTCGAGTACCCGTCGCAGGTCAACGAGATGTGGGCTGACTGGCCGTCGATCCTCGCCAACTACGCCAAGCACTACCAGACCGGCGCGGCGATGCCGAAGGAACTGCTCGACAAGGTGCTGGCCAGCTCGAAGTTCAACCAGGGCTTCGCCACGACCGAGTACCTGGGTTCGGCGATGCTCGACCAGAACTGGCACCAGGCAACCGCTTCGCAGCTGCCGGCCGCCAACGGCGTGATGGGCTTCGAGGCCACGGCGCTGAAGAAGGATGGCGTCAACTTCTACGCCGTGCCGCCGCGTTACCGCACGCCGTACTTCAGCCACATCATGGGTGGCTATGCGGCCGGTTACTACGCTTACATCTGGTCGGAAGTGCTGGACGCCAACTCGGTGGAGTGGTTCAAGGAGAACGGTGGCCTGACCCGCAAGAACGGCGACCATTTCCGCCAGTCGCTGCTGTCGCAGGGCGGCAGCGTCGATGCGCTGCAGCTGTTCCGCAACTTCGCCGGCCACGATCCGAAGATCGAGCCGCTGCTGGAGAAGCGTGGCCTGACCGCGACCTCGGGTTCCGAGGCGACCGGCAAGGCTGCCAAGAAGTAA